From the genome of Miscanthus floridulus cultivar M001 chromosome 10, ASM1932011v1, whole genome shotgun sequence, one region includes:
- the LOC136486768 gene encoding cysteine-rich receptor-like protein kinase 44, whose translation MTTNSTSSLLSTLPKDIPASFLKQITKDFSPELELGKGAFGTVYQGIAENGEMIAVKKLGENCPVADKTFSNEVCNLMAAQHENIVKLVGYCHESQKKVVQHNGRYIIVDIAEIFLCYEYLPKGSLDNYLFAESNRIDWDTRFRIVQGICNGLHFLHKEMDQPVVHMDLKPENILLGDNMVPKIADFGLSRLFGQEQTRMNTQNVVGSLGYMAPEYLYRGEISTQSDIYSLGLLIIQISTGEKNTPNAEDKCGRKFIEKVQKSWTDGHISSKYTSFDPDRLQQIKMCVEIGLQCVEHERKMRPSIADIVEKLNAMQE comes from the exons ATGACTACTAACAGCACGTCTAGTCTTCTAAGCACATTGCCCAAGGATATACCAGCAAGCTTCCTGAAGCAAATCACAAAAGATTTCTCTCCTGAGCTAGAACTTGGTAAAGGTGCATTTGGAACAGTCTACCAG GGAATTGCGGAGAATGGGGAAATGATTGCTGTGAAGAAACTTGGGGAAAATTGTCCTGTGGCGGACAAAACATTCAGTAATGAGGTCTGTAATCTTATGGCAGCCCAACATGAAAATATTGTGAAGTTGGTGGGCTACTGTCATGAATCACAGAAGAAGGTGGTGCAGCACAATGGAAGATATATCATTGTAGATATAGCTGAAATTTTTCTCTGCTATGAATATCTACCTAAGGGAAGCCTTGACAATTATCTATTTG CCGAATCTAATAGAATCGACTGGGACACACGGTTTAGAATAGTTCAAGGAATCTGCAATGGTTTACATTTCCTACATAAGGAAATGGATCAGCCTGTCGTTCACATGGATCTTAAGCCTGAAAATATTTTGTTGGGTGATAATATGGTCCCCAAAATTGCTGATTTTGGACTTTCAAGACTCTTTGGTCAAGAGCAAACCCGAATGAACACTCAAAATGTTGTGGGATCATT AGGATATATGGCTCCAGAATATCTATACAGAGGTGAAATCTCTACCCAGTCAGACATATATAGTTTGGGTCTACTAATCATTCAGATAAGCACCGGAGAAAAGAATACTCCTAACGCTGAAGACAAGTGTGGACGAAAATTTATTGAGAAA GTACAAAAAAGTTGGACAGATGGCCACATATCATCCAAGTACACATCATTTGATCCAGATCGCCTCCAGCAAATTAAAATGTGTGTTGAAATTGGGTTACAATGTGTGGAACATGAACGCAAGATGAGACCTTCCATAGCGGATATTGTTGAAAAGCTCAATGCAATGCAGGAATGA